A window of Lysobacter terrestris contains these coding sequences:
- a CDS encoding ABC transporter transmembrane domain-containing protein, producing the protein MPDTQSKAPLGSLRGLWPFVRRHSGLFAAWLIALACSSAATLALPAAARVMIDQGFASGGGDAIDRAFLLLFGVALVLAFATAARFFFVSLLGERVVADLRAQLYSHLLVLDAGFHDRNRSGELVSRLTADAELLRGTVGSTMSVALRSVVTVTGSLVMLFVTSPRLAAFALVGIPLTVLPIVIGGRRLRKISRASQDRIADANALAAETLGAVRTVQAHAREPYERGRFSEALKSAIGTARKRIGAQAIVTAVAITLVFGAITVVLWLGAHDVVAGRMKAGVLLQFVFYAVIGGGSIGALAEVWNEVQRAAAGMGRISELLQEQPAITAPASPKALPSPVHGDLVFDDVTFHYPQRPDQAALTHFSLHVRPGETVALVGPSGAGKSTVFSLLLRFHDPESGVVRVDGDDIRTLDPAALRESVALVPQHPTIFAATARDNIRYGRLDADAAQLDTAVRNAHASDFIHALPEGLDTELGERGARLSGGQQQRIAIARALLKDAPILLLDEATSALDAQSERAVQQALETLMQGRTTIVIAHRLATVLKADRIVVMDHGRVMAEGTHEQLLAQGGLYAELAKLQFLD; encoded by the coding sequence ATGCCCGATACCCAAAGCAAAGCTCCGCTCGGCAGCCTCCGCGGCCTCTGGCCCTTCGTCCGCCGCCATTCCGGCCTGTTCGCCGCCTGGTTGATCGCGCTCGCGTGCTCCAGCGCCGCGACGCTCGCCCTGCCCGCCGCGGCCCGCGTGATGATCGACCAGGGCTTCGCCAGCGGTGGCGGCGACGCGATCGATCGCGCCTTCCTGCTGCTGTTCGGCGTGGCGCTGGTGCTCGCCTTCGCCACCGCGGCGCGCTTCTTCTTCGTGTCGCTGCTGGGCGAACGCGTGGTCGCCGACCTGCGCGCGCAGTTGTATTCGCACCTGCTCGTCCTCGATGCCGGCTTCCACGATCGCAACCGCAGCGGTGAGCTCGTCTCGCGCCTGACCGCCGACGCCGAACTGCTGCGCGGTACCGTTGGTTCCACCATGTCGGTGGCATTGCGCAGCGTGGTGACCGTGACCGGCTCGCTGGTGATGCTGTTCGTCACCAGCCCGCGGCTGGCGGCATTCGCGCTGGTGGGCATCCCGCTGACCGTGCTGCCGATCGTCATCGGCGGTCGCCGCCTGCGCAAGATTTCGCGCGCCAGCCAGGACCGCATCGCCGATGCCAACGCGCTCGCCGCGGAAACGCTGGGCGCGGTGCGCACGGTGCAGGCGCATGCGCGCGAACCCTACGAACGCGGCCGTTTCAGCGAGGCGTTGAAGAGCGCGATCGGCACCGCGCGCAAGCGCATCGGCGCGCAGGCGATCGTGACGGCCGTTGCGATCACGCTGGTGTTCGGCGCGATCACCGTGGTCTTGTGGCTGGGCGCACACGATGTGGTCGCCGGACGCATGAAGGCGGGCGTGCTGCTGCAGTTCGTGTTCTACGCGGTGATCGGCGGCGGTTCGATCGGCGCCCTGGCCGAGGTCTGGAACGAAGTGCAGCGTGCGGCCGCCGGCATGGGCCGCATCAGCGAGCTGCTGCAGGAACAACCGGCCATCACCGCACCGGCCTCGCCCAAGGCATTGCCTTCGCCCGTGCACGGCGACCTGGTGTTCGACGACGTCACCTTCCACTACCCGCAGCGTCCCGACCAGGCGGCACTGACCCACTTCAGCCTGCACGTGCGCCCCGGCGAAACCGTGGCCCTGGTGGGGCCGTCCGGCGCGGGCAAGAGCACGGTGTTCTCGCTGCTGCTGCGCTTCCACGACCCGGAATCGGGCGTGGTGCGCGTCGACGGCGACGACATCCGCACGCTCGATCCCGCCGCGCTGCGCGAATCCGTCGCCCTGGTGCCGCAGCACCCGACGATCTTCGCCGCCACCGCGCGCGACAACATCCGCTACGGCCGCCTTGATGCCGACGCCGCGCAGCTGGACACCGCCGTGCGCAACGCGCACGCGAGCGATTTCATCCACGCGCTGCCCGAAGGGCTGGATACCGAACTGGGCGAACGCGGCGCGCGCCTGTCGGGCGGCCAGCAGCAACGCATCGCCATCGCACGCGCGTTGCTGAAGGATGCGCCGATCCTGCTGCTCGACGAGGCGACGAGCGCGCTCGACGCGCAGAGCGAGCGCGCGGTGCAGCAGGCGTTGGAAACGCTGATGCAGGGGCGCACGACGATCGTCATCGCGCATCGCCTCGCCACCGTGCTCAAGGCCGACCGCATCGTGGTGATGGACCACGGCCGGGTCATGGCCGAGGGCACGCACGAACAACTGCTCGCGCAGGGCGGCCTGTACGCCGAATTGGCGAAGCTGCAGTTCCTCGACTAG
- a CDS encoding IMPACT family protein produces the protein MSDTLAARAAHVLEVKHSRFIVHAAAVTSPDAALAFLADVADPAATHNCWAYRIGAQYRFSDDGEPAGTAGRPILAAIDGQGYDQVVAVVTRWYGGIKLGAGGLVRAYGGAAAECLRVAARQPLIAYAELRLAYPFEATGAVHAALAAFGAEKLDEDYLAEGVALRLRLPADRLAALKTQLRDATRDRVRFGVD, from the coding sequence ATGAGCGACACCCTCGCCGCGCGTGCGGCCCATGTGCTGGAAGTGAAGCACAGCCGTTTCATCGTCCACGCGGCGGCGGTGACCAGTCCCGATGCCGCCCTCGCCTTCCTCGCCGACGTCGCCGATCCGGCCGCGACCCACAACTGCTGGGCGTACCGTATCGGCGCGCAATACCGCTTCAGCGACGACGGCGAACCGGCCGGCACCGCGGGCCGCCCGATCCTCGCCGCGATCGACGGCCAGGGTTACGACCAGGTCGTGGCCGTGGTCACGCGCTGGTACGGCGGCATCAAGCTCGGTGCGGGCGGCCTGGTCCGCGCCTACGGTGGCGCCGCCGCCGAATGCCTGCGCGTGGCCGCGCGCCAGCCCCTGATCGCCTACGCCGAGCTGCGCCTGGCCTATCCGTTCGAAGCCACCGGTGCGGTCCACGCCGCGCTGGCGGCGTTCGGCGCCGAAAAACTGGACGAGGACTACCTTGCCGAAGGCGTCGCGCTGCGCCTGCGGCTTCCCGCCGATCGCCTCGCCGCCTTGAAAACCCAGCTGCGCGACGCCACCCGGGACAGGGTGCGGTTTGGGGTCGATTGA